In Lewinellaceae bacterium, a single window of DNA contains:
- the pyk gene encoding pyruvate kinase: MKVVDHQNTKIVATVGPACSSYANLLELVKAGVDVFRLNFSHGSHEDHLEVINHVTYINEKYNLHIGLLADLQGPKLRVGKIKDNALELQEGDVITLVNEKCVGTMERIYMSYEQFPQDVKVGERVLVDDGKLVFEVIETNKKDTVKLKTLFGGTLSSNKGVNLPKTKISLPCLTEKDLADLDFILTQPVNWIALSFVRSSKDVRDLARRIAAKNHPAKIIAKIEKPEAVERLDKIIKHSNGIMVARGDLGIEVPMEQLPLIQKDIIAKCIQRARPVIVATQMMDSMITNPTPSRAEITDVANAVLDGADAVMLSAETSVGKHPVKVVEAMNKIIEVAETHFNFDGRRPVANPKSRTFQSDIVCFNAGKTAMDIGAKAIVGMTSSGYTAFKVSSYRPKKEIYMFSDRMHMLATLNLVWGVRCYYYDRFTTTDETIQDVTDILKREGRVQKGDIVINTASMPLHRRFRTNMLKVTVVE, encoded by the coding sequence ATGAAAGTTGTAGACCATCAAAATACAAAGATAGTCGCTACTGTAGGGCCTGCCTGCAGTTCTTATGCTAATTTGCTGGAGCTTGTCAAAGCCGGCGTCGACGTTTTTCGCCTCAACTTTTCCCATGGCAGCCATGAGGATCATCTCGAGGTGATCAACCACGTTACCTACATCAATGAAAAGTACAACCTTCACATCGGCCTGCTGGCCGACCTCCAGGGGCCGAAGCTCCGCGTCGGCAAGATCAAAGACAACGCCCTGGAACTCCAGGAGGGAGATGTGATCACGCTGGTCAATGAGAAATGCGTTGGCACCATGGAGCGGATTTACATGAGCTACGAGCAGTTCCCCCAGGATGTAAAGGTTGGCGAACGCGTGCTGGTCGATGACGGCAAACTCGTTTTCGAAGTAATCGAGACCAATAAAAAGGATACAGTAAAGCTGAAAACTCTTTTTGGAGGCACCCTCTCCTCCAACAAGGGCGTCAACCTGCCCAAAACGAAAATCTCTTTGCCCTGCCTGACGGAAAAAGACCTGGCCGACCTGGACTTCATTCTCACCCAGCCGGTCAACTGGATCGCCCTCTCCTTTGTGCGTTCTTCCAAAGATGTGAGAGACCTGGCCAGGCGCATCGCCGCCAAAAACCACCCGGCCAAGATCATCGCCAAGATCGAAAAGCCGGAGGCCGTAGAGCGCCTGGATAAGATCATCAAGCACTCCAACGGGATTATGGTAGCGCGGGGCGACCTGGGCATCGAAGTGCCTATGGAGCAGTTGCCCCTTATTCAGAAAGACATCATTGCCAAGTGCATACAACGGGCCCGGCCGGTTATCGTCGCCACTCAGATGATGGACAGCATGATTACCAACCCCACCCCCAGCCGGGCTGAGATTACGGATGTAGCTAACGCCGTGCTCGATGGCGCCGACGCGGTAATGCTCAGCGCGGAAACTTCCGTGGGCAAGCACCCGGTTAAAGTCGTCGAGGCCATGAACAAGATCATCGAAGTGGCGGAGACGCACTTCAACTTTGACGGCCGCCGCCCGGTGGCCAACCCCAAGTCCCGGACTTTCCAGTCGGATATCGTTTGTTTCAACGCCGGCAAGACCGCTATGGATATTGGCGCCAAGGCCATCGTCGGCATGACCAGCTCGGGCTATACGGCTTTCAAAGTTTCGAGCTACCGGCCAAAAAAAGAAATCTATATGTTCTCCGACCGCATGCACATGCTGGCCACGCTGAACCTCGTGTGGGGAGTGCGTTGCTATTACTACGACCGTTTTACCACGACCGACGAAACCATTCAGGATGTCACCGATATCCTCAAGCGGGAAGGCCGGGTACAAAAAGGGGACATCGTGATCAACACCGCCAGCATGCCTCTGCATCGCCGCTTCCGGACCAATATGCTGAAAGTAACGGTGGTAGAATAG
- a CDS encoding acyl carrier protein: MSSIAERVSKIIVDKLGVDESEVTPDASFTNDLGADSLDTVELIMEFEKEFDISIPDEQAENIQTVGQAIEYLEANSNQG, from the coding sequence ATGTCTAGCATTGCAGAAAGAGTAAGTAAAATTATCGTCGACAAACTCGGCGTCGACGAATCTGAGGTGACTCCAGATGCCAGTTTTACCAATGATCTGGGGGCCGACTCTCTGGACACCGTGGAACTGATCATGGAATTTGAAAAAGAATTTGACATCTCCATTCCGGATGAGCAAGCCGAGAACATCCAAACCGTTGGGCAAGCGATTGAATATCTCGAAGCCAACTCCAATCAGGGCTAA
- the fabF gene encoding beta-ketoacyl-ACP synthase II, protein MKRVVVTGIGAITPIGNNIKAYLEGLQNGVSGANPITHFDASNFKTQFACEIKGLDVEQFIDRREARRMDLFSIYGTISSDEAVADAGLDPEKLDLDRIGVIWGSGIGGLKSLEAEIEEFITGNGIPRYNPFMIPKMIVDIVAGQISIKYGFRGVNFATVSACASSSHSVSVAADYIRLGRQDVVITGGSEAAVIKAGVGGFNAMKALSTRNDDYRTASRPFDLDRDGFVLGEGAGALVLEELEHAKKRGAKIYAELAGSGATADAHHITAPHPEGLGASNVMKIALHEAGMTPKDIDYINVHGTSTPLGDIAEVKAIQQVFGDQAYELNISSTKSMTGHLLGAAGAIEAIAGILSIVHGFVPPTINHFTDDPGLDTRLNLTFNEAQERKVRAVLSNTFGFGGHNSSLIFKKFEE, encoded by the coding sequence ATGAAAAGGGTTGTTGTAACAGGAATAGGAGCTATCACTCCGATCGGCAACAATATCAAAGCTTACCTCGAAGGTTTACAAAATGGCGTAAGCGGCGCTAACCCTATCACTCACTTCGACGCTTCCAACTTTAAAACACAGTTCGCCTGCGAGATCAAAGGCCTGGATGTTGAACAATTTATCGACCGCCGCGAAGCGCGCCGCATGGACTTGTTTTCCATCTACGGCACCATTTCTTCGGATGAAGCCGTAGCGGACGCCGGGCTGGACCCGGAAAAGCTGGACCTCGACCGCATAGGGGTCATCTGGGGTTCCGGAATCGGGGGCCTCAAGTCGCTGGAAGCCGAGATCGAAGAGTTTATTACCGGCAACGGCATTCCGAGGTACAACCCGTTCATGATCCCCAAGATGATCGTGGATATCGTCGCCGGGCAGATTTCCATCAAATATGGCTTCCGGGGCGTCAACTTCGCTACGGTTTCCGCCTGCGCTTCTTCCTCCCATTCTGTGTCTGTCGCTGCCGATTATATTCGCCTTGGCCGCCAGGACGTGGTTATCACCGGAGGTTCGGAAGCCGCCGTCATCAAAGCCGGCGTGGGAGGCTTCAACGCCATGAAGGCTCTTTCTACCCGCAATGACGATTACCGGACCGCCTCGCGCCCCTTCGACCTCGACCGCGACGGCTTTGTGCTGGGCGAGGGCGCCGGCGCCCTGGTCCTGGAAGAACTGGAACACGCCAAAAAACGAGGCGCAAAGATTTATGCAGAGTTGGCTGGCAGCGGCGCCACTGCCGATGCGCACCACATTACCGCTCCGCACCCGGAAGGGCTGGGCGCCAGCAACGTCATGAAAATTGCACTGCATGAAGCTGGAATGACCCCGAAAGATATCGATTACATCAACGTTCACGGCACCTCGACCCCCCTGGGCGATATTGCCGAAGTAAAAGCCATTCAGCAGGTATTTGGCGACCAGGCCTATGAGCTGAACATCAGCTCCACCAAATCCATGACCGGGCACCTGCTGGGAGCAGCCGGCGCAATCGAAGCCATCGCCGGCATTCTGAGCATCGTGCACGGCTTTGTGCCACCAACCATCAACCATTTTACCGATGACCCCGGGCTGGACACCAGGCTCAACCTCACTTTCAATGAAGCACAGGAACGAAAAGTGAGGGCCGTGCTGAGCAATACCTTTGGTTTTGGTGGGCACAATTCATCGTTGATCTTTAAGAAATTTGAAGAATAA
- a CDS encoding OmpA family protein, translating into MSKLVFGLIFMAASFILNAQEGLPRVLPGEVNSSGNEWAPVASPEGRALYFTRISHPQNMGDADAADIWITYRYANGQWPRAVNAGAPLNSWQDDRVVGVHESGRRLYLYRPNDHALFYSDRQGRAWQPPMPISIDSFSLQGKEAHYAFSPDGNALLLSFAGKGSMGGRDIYACFAKDDSHYSFPQPLGPPANSSADEVGLWLAADGETLYFSSNREGGQGGQDFYLVRRLDGGWANWTLPQNLGPDVNTSGDDVFLSMPASGSPVYLLRPSEEGAMDIYEAELPDSLLPRPVVLLTGKIRDAASGREVSRAKAQLRPLTEGPLLSGDVDIHDGDGSFQFILPHGHDFELAAAVGGYFFPVSQPLELSGKALKELDQESSPLLASLQRDPVYVQRNEEIVGLQSHLRKIDEELIQLREQREGLQQKMAARRREDPNWRPASDPELDAIRHRYQQYLAATRDTIVPDAYEETAGGAQELEDMKERYNRYTQYQEKQQQEAGEAAEGSAYLWEKGSEFESLQEEVHQNLEEGLAPKVEQELSLSMLEAVKREVSPTLSEQERRQLELKEDALRREISRSFGDPADSPGNWTAKGQPGETEWERRLKGDIRTAMEPQVREQLREDLKEDIRAALANDIAYWAKKETHLELQAELNEKLQLQIEQERRKAASATAGSDAVAPLEPAPAAKATYREIHQDLLLIRAEPGVSIQLNTVVFEPNQPTLKPVAYAELGRVLEFLGQNEHLVVEIGVHAGGQLSHTNALSLTTQRAKAIANYLTGHGIDEARVVPKGYGKAFPLDEANTPEAHRLNQRVEMRIITAGN; encoded by the coding sequence ATGAGCAAACTGGTATTCGGACTTATTTTCATGGCTGCATCTTTCATTCTGAACGCCCAGGAGGGCCTTCCCCGGGTACTGCCGGGAGAGGTCAATTCCAGCGGGAATGAATGGGCGCCGGTAGCCTCCCCGGAAGGCAGGGCACTGTATTTTACCCGCATCAGCCACCCACAAAACATGGGAGATGCCGATGCCGCCGATATTTGGATAACTTATCGTTATGCGAACGGGCAATGGCCCCGGGCCGTCAACGCAGGCGCCCCTCTGAACAGCTGGCAAGACGACCGGGTAGTAGGCGTTCATGAGTCGGGGCGAAGGCTTTACCTCTACCGCCCCAATGACCATGCGCTTTTTTACAGCGACCGGCAGGGAAGGGCCTGGCAGCCACCGATGCCCATCTCGATAGACAGCTTCAGCCTCCAGGGAAAAGAGGCTCATTATGCCTTCAGCCCCGACGGCAATGCCCTCCTGCTCTCTTTCGCAGGCAAGGGCAGCATGGGCGGCAGAGATATCTATGCTTGTTTTGCCAAAGATGACAGCCACTATTCGTTCCCGCAACCCCTCGGGCCTCCGGCCAACTCCTCGGCTGATGAGGTTGGCTTGTGGCTGGCGGCCGATGGCGAAACCCTTTACTTTTCCTCCAACCGGGAGGGGGGGCAGGGCGGCCAGGATTTTTACCTCGTCCGCCGCCTCGACGGAGGCTGGGCCAACTGGACGCTGCCGCAGAACCTCGGCCCGGATGTCAACACCAGCGGCGACGACGTTTTCCTCAGCATGCCTGCTTCCGGATCTCCCGTTTATCTGTTGCGGCCCAGCGAAGAAGGCGCTATGGATATTTATGAAGCCGAGCTTCCCGATAGCCTCCTCCCCCGCCCGGTGGTTTTGCTCACCGGCAAGATCAGAGATGCAGCCTCGGGCAGGGAGGTGAGCCGGGCCAAAGCCCAGCTGCGGCCGTTGACGGAAGGCCCCTTGCTCTCCGGCGATGTGGATATTCACGATGGTGATGGAAGTTTTCAGTTTATTCTGCCTCATGGGCACGACTTTGAGCTGGCGGCGGCAGTGGGTGGATACTTTTTTCCCGTAAGCCAGCCCCTGGAACTCTCGGGAAAGGCCCTGAAAGAGCTGGACCAGGAAAGCTCTCCCTTACTGGCTTCCCTGCAACGCGACCCGGTTTATGTTCAACGCAATGAAGAAATCGTCGGCCTGCAGTCCCATCTCAGGAAAATTGATGAAGAACTGATCCAGCTCCGTGAACAGCGAGAAGGCTTGCAGCAAAAAATGGCCGCCCGCCGGCGTGAAGACCCCAACTGGCGCCCTGCTTCCGATCCGGAACTGGATGCTATCCGGCACCGTTATCAGCAGTACCTGGCTGCGACGCGGGACACGATTGTGCCGGATGCTTACGAAGAAACCGCCGGCGGCGCTCAGGAATTGGAAGACATGAAGGAAAGATACAACCGCTATACGCAGTACCAGGAAAAGCAACAACAGGAAGCGGGGGAAGCAGCGGAAGGCAGCGCCTATCTTTGGGAAAAAGGCAGCGAGTTTGAAAGCCTGCAGGAAGAAGTGCATCAAAACCTGGAAGAAGGCCTGGCGCCCAAAGTGGAGCAGGAACTCAGCCTCAGCATGCTGGAAGCCGTGAAGCGCGAGGTGTCGCCCACCCTGAGCGAACAGGAACGCCGGCAACTCGAATTGAAAGAAGACGCGTTGCGCCGCGAAATAAGCCGGAGCTTTGGCGATCCGGCCGACAGCCCGGGCAACTGGACGGCAAAGGGCCAGCCGGGCGAAACGGAATGGGAACGCCGACTGAAAGGAGATATCCGGACGGCTATGGAACCTCAGGTGCGGGAACAACTGCGCGAGGATTTGAAGGAGGACATCCGGGCCGCCCTGGCCAATGACATTGCTTACTGGGCTAAAAAGGAAACTCACCTGGAGCTGCAGGCAGAATTAAATGAAAAACTCCAGTTGCAGATCGAACAGGAAAGGCGCAAGGCCGCCTCGGCAACCGCCGGCTCTGATGCTGTGGCGCCGCTGGAGCCAGCTCCTGCGGCCAAAGCAACTTACAGGGAAATTCATCAGGACCTGCTTCTGATCCGGGCAGAGCCTGGTGTGTCTATCCAGCTCAATACTGTTGTTTTTGAGCCCAACCAGCCCACGCTGAAACCGGTTGCCTACGCCGAGCTCGGCCGGGTGCTGGAGTTTCTTGGCCAAAATGAACATCTCGTCGTCGAGATCGGCGTTCACGCCGGAGGGCAACTCAGCCACACCAATGCGCTGAGCCTGACCACCCAGCGCGCCAAGGCCATCGCCAATTACCTTACCGGGCATGGCATCGACGAGGCCAGGGTGGTTCCCAAAGGGTATGGCAAGGCCTTCCCTCTGGATGAGGCCAACACCCCGGAAGCGCATCGCCTGAATCAGCGCGTGGAAATGCGGATCATTACTGCAGGCAATTAA
- the rnc gene encoding ribonuclease III gives MRQLIGFTPSNMGIFRLAFSHKSTSSEKAYAIQNNERLEYLGDAVLGTIVAEYLFKKYPNSNEGFLTKMRSKIVKRKSLNKIGDKMGLDMLLSEYNQTRLSRSMLGNAVEALVGAVYLEKGYVGTKNFVVNKVLRNYVDVHELESYDDNYKSQLLEWCQKNGQTVSYKLLARYKFEKRDRFKVAVMVNGQKLATADDFNKKSAEQTASEKAMVALGILDPEEEEEEG, from the coding sequence CTGCGCCAGCTGATCGGCTTTACTCCCTCCAACATGGGTATCTTCCGGCTGGCCTTTTCTCATAAATCTACCTCTTCGGAGAAAGCCTATGCTATACAGAACAACGAACGCCTGGAGTACCTCGGCGACGCTGTCCTGGGCACGATCGTGGCGGAATACCTCTTTAAGAAATACCCCAACAGCAATGAGGGTTTTCTGACCAAAATGCGCTCCAAGATCGTCAAGCGCAAGTCTCTCAATAAGATCGGCGATAAGATGGGCCTGGACATGCTGCTCTCCGAGTACAACCAGACCCGCCTCAGCCGCTCCATGCTCGGCAATGCCGTAGAGGCGCTGGTCGGCGCGGTCTACCTTGAAAAAGGATATGTCGGCACTAAAAATTTCGTGGTCAATAAGGTGCTGCGCAACTACGTCGACGTCCACGAACTGGAAAGTTACGACGACAATTACAAGAGCCAGCTGCTGGAGTGGTGCCAGAAAAATGGCCAGACCGTCAGTTACAAACTCCTGGCCCGCTATAAATTTGAAAAACGCGACCGCTTCAAAGTGGCCGTCATGGTCAACGGACAAAAACTGGCCACCGCCGACGACTTCAACAAGAAAAGCGCCGAACAAACGGCCTCCGAAAAGGCTATGGTCGCCCTCGGCATCCTGGACCCCGAAGAGGAAGAGGAGGAGGGGTGA